The sequence GCCAGTATCATCTGAAGGCGGATGGACTAACGCTTAGTTCTGCACAGATCATCGACCTGTACGCGACCTGGGTGGACAAATATCCCATCATCAGCATCGAAGACGGCATGAGCGAATTCGACTGGGATGGCTGGAAGCTGCTCACCGATCGCCTCGGCAAATCGATCCAACTGGTCGGCGATGATCTCTTCGTGACCAACACCAAGATCCTGCGCGAAGGCATCCAGAAAGGCGTGTGCAACTCCATTCTGATCAAGGTGAACCAGATCGGCACCCTGAGCGAAACCTTCGCCGCGGTCGAGATGGCCAAACGCGCCGGCTACACCGCCGTGATTTCACATCGCTCGGGTGAGACTGAAGACACCACCATTGCGGATATCGCCGTGGCCACCAACGCCCTGCAGATCAAGACCGGCTCCCTCAGCCGTTCCGATCGAGTTTCCAAGTACAACCAGTTGCTGCGCATCGAGGAAGAGCTGGGCGACGGCGCCAGCTACGCCGGGCGCGATGCCTTTTACCAGCTTAACCGCTGAGCCGGGCTGATTTAACCCCCCTTCCATGCGCTGGTTAACACTGCTTCTGGTGCTTGTCGTCATTGCATTGCAGTATCCGCTATGGCTTGGAAAGGGGGGCTGGTTGCGCGTATGGGAAGTGGATCAGAAAATTGCCGCGCAGAAACAGGTCAATCAAGGCCTGAAAGCGCGCAACGCCTCGCTCGATGCCGAGGTACGCGACCTGAAGCAGGGTTATGGCGCAATCGAGGAAAGGGCACGCAGCGAACTGGGGATGATCAAGCAGGATGAGGTATTTTTCCAGGTGCTGGAAAATGAACGCCCGCTACCCCCTCCCTCCAGTGGCGCCAAACCGGCTGTGCCCCAGCCCGCCGGCAAACCAGCAGTTGCTTCCGCTAAACACTGACGCAAGCGCTCAGTTTTTCCCGCAGCATTTCTTGAATTTAAGCCCGCTGCCGCAAGGGCAGGGGTCATTGCGGCCTGACTTGGATTTTTTGTACGGGCGGGGAAATGTGCCGTCCATGTAAAGCCACTTGCCCTCAACTTTCTGAAAGCGGCTGATCTCGTGCAGCGCAGCCTCGCCGCCCTGATGGCGGTAGCGTGCAACGAACTCGACCGTGCCTTCGCTATCGTCCGCGCCCCCCGCCTGGGTCGCCCGAATTTCCAGACCCAG comes from Sulfuricella sp. and encodes:
- the ftsB gene encoding cell division protein FtsB, whose amino-acid sequence is MRWLTLLLVLVVIALQYPLWLGKGGWLRVWEVDQKIAAQKQVNQGLKARNASLDAEVRDLKQGYGAIEERARSELGMIKQDEVFFQVLENERPLPPPSSGAKPAVPQPAGKPAVASAKH
- a CDS encoding YchJ family metal-binding protein; amino-acid sequence: MTSKACPCGSGLIFENCCAPYLRGTASAPTAEVLMRSRYSAFAERDWDYLNRTQHAQDNGPPTPDMDWLGLEIRATQAGGADDSEGTVEFVARYRHQGGEAALHEISRFQKVEGKWLYMDGTFPRPYKKSKSGRNDPCPCGSGLKFKKCCGKN